AAAATCACTCCCCTCATATTAGTTGACACTTTTCCAGCTACCATTTTTTACCACATAAACGTTAACAAGATTATTACTTGTATTGCCTTCTTTGTCAAAAGAGGTGTTACCTAATATACCATCAAATTTCAGATTATGCATTGCATTTGCCAAGATAGTCCTGTCTGGCTTGCCAGATAATTTGATAGCATCTATTATAGAAAGAGTTGCGTCATATGCAAAGACCGAGTAGTCAGTCGGATCCTTCTTAAATGCATTTCTATATCTCTGGACGAAGTCAGGTCCTTTTGGAATCTTGTTTAGAGAAAATCCTACCGACGTAGCCATTGTTCCCTCTGAGGCTATGCCTGCAACCTTTATAAATTCAGTATCTTTTATGCCGTTAGCGCCAAAAAATATAGACTTTATCTCCATTTCCTTCGCCTCTTTAACGATTTGGGCACACTCTGGATACATTCCTGCAAAATAAACTACCTCAGGATTAAGAGCCTTTATCTTTTCGAGAGGAGCCTTGAAATCCTTGTCCCCCTGAGAGACCTTCTCCTCTGCAAGGATTGTCCCTCCAAGCTTCAAAAACTCACTTTTAAAAGAGTCTGTTAGCTCTCTTGCATAGGCGCTATTGTCCTCGATGATTGCTGCCCGCTTGAATTTCAAACTGCTAACTATAAAGTTAGCCGCATAGGGTCCCTCTGATGCGTCGCTGGCACAAATCCTAAAGACGCTGTAATATCCCTTAGCGGTAAGCTCTGTGGCAGTGGCAGAAGGAGTTACCATTACTAAGTTGTTCTTTGCATAAATCTGAGCTGATGGGATAGCGTCTCCTGCGTTTGCCCCTCCAACAACGCCAAGAATAGAGGAATCAGCAGAAATCTTTTGGGCAATGATAGCAGACTCTACTGGATCGCCCTTATCGTCCATCTGGACAAGCTCAAATTTCCTGCTCAGCGCTCCTCCTGCTGCATTGGCATCCTCTATGGCAAGAAGGGCTCCATTTCTCTCCTCTTCTCCAATCTGAGAAAACTCCCCCGAGAGAGGGACTGCAATAGCTATCTTTAGCGCAGGGCTTGTTATACCTATCTGGGAGCATCCAGAGATAAATAAGCTTAATGCGACTATGAACAATAACGAAAAAATAAGAATTATCCTGCGATTATTCAATAAATAGCCCCTCACTTTATACCATAAATTTACTTATGTTATCACAAAAATGGGGATTCGTGAAGGAGGGTACTATAAGAAAATCTTAGGGGAAAAATATTTTTATTTATTGATATTAAAAAAGCCCCCGATTTCTCGGGGGCTAAAAAAGTTCTTTAGAACTTTACGTCCATCTGAATGTAGTATCTTTGATCCTTGTCAACCTGATCTGGGTTAAAGGTATAGTAGTAGCCATTATTAATATTATAAGGCTGCTTGCCCTTCCAGTAGTCATAGTTCAAGGTTAAGGTTGCGTTATTTGCGACTGGGAGTGTGTAGTATACGTTGTAGTAGTCCTTATAGTCTGTAGATGCCATAGTGTTAAGAATGAATGGGTTGTACCACTTGTTGTTGCCAAACCAAAAGTCGCCTGTAAGTGCGCCGACTGGTAGAGGAATGGTTGCTCCTACTCTCCATACGCCACCGTTTACAGTACTTGTGCTGCTAAGATCTGGACCAGAAGCAGTGGCTGATGGCATATCGGTAGATGTGCCACTGTAACCTGCCCACATATTTATGTTATACATGGTCCAGTTGCCAATTACTGTCCACCAGCTATACTTGCCATAGATGCCGTTTGCAGCTGATGTATACTGTACGCCGTTTACGGTATTAAGGCCGCCAAAATAAGTTAACTTGTCTACGTTACCGTAGTCAGCTTCTAAACCAAAGGTGTTGAAGAGCTTTGTCTTTAAGTTCAAAATGTATGCGTCTTTGTCCTTAAGACCATTTGCCTCTTGAGTAGATGTAATAGAACCATCATCAAAGAGCTTTACCCATGCTGCTGAAACTGATGTTGATGGGAGGAAGTTGCTAAGGTCAAATGCTACCAAGCCGCCTTCTACTGAAGCATCAAGGAAGATATTATTGTAATATCTGCCAGCATCCATAGTAGGAAGTCTACCAAGAACGAATGTAACAGGATATGGGTTCAGAGTCCATACAATGTATGATCTCTCTACAAATAATGTGTTCTGGTTGTTATTATAGCCTGTGTTTGCAGCTGTAACCAGGTTGGAGTTGTCTCCTGTGCCGTTTACGCCTGCATTCTTCTGCATTGTAAGCCTTGCATTGAAGCTGATGTTGTCAGCAACTGGTGCTGCAACGTTTAGTCTAATTCTATAACGCATAAAGGTATCGTTGTTTTTGTCAGCAGGCACTGTTGTAGATGTAGCAAGTGCTTCTCCGCCAACGCCGCCTGGAATATTGTTGCTGGCTACTGGTGCAACTATTGTTCCGCTATTCATTGCATAATAGGTTGCCTTTTCACTTGCAAGTCTAAATCTTGCATCTCCTGTGAAGTTAACAGTGTCAAGAGCTGCTTTTTTCTCAAGCGCTGCGACTCTGACGTTTAGCGATGCGAGTTCTGATTTAAACTCTTCTGCTAACTTCATAAGTGTTGCGATGTCGTTAGCGTTTAACTGGATCTTTTGATCTTGTGCATTCTGACCTTTTTCATACATGTCGAGCATTCTTGCAACTACCATTGCCATCTCATAACGAGTGGCAAGTCTGTCGCCTCTGAATGTTCCGTCGCCATAACCAATGACCAATCCTTTTGCTGCTAAGTCTTGCACTGCTTTGTATGCCCAAGAATTAGCTGGTACATCTGAGAATGGTCCTGCCATAGCTGGAACTGCAAGGGCGACGAGAAGTGATGCTACTACGAAAAACATAGCTAATTTTTTCATCTTTGCATTTCCCCCTTTAGGAAATTAATTTTTTTGTTTCATATATCAGCCTTTTTACAGAACTACTTGCGCGCGTTCGGGGGAATACACCTCCTTTTTTTGCAGATTGCACAGATCTGTAAAGGGCTCCTTGAAGGCTAACGCCGTCCAAAGCTTTGGGAGAAGCAAAACAATATTCAGTTGTCAATGAAAAAAGTTAATTTTTGACTGTCATAATTTATAACACATTAAAAAAATCTGTCAAGTGGGCAATTGAGCATTAACTCCATATTAACATATTGTTATTGACCTAAAATATCCATTGTGGCATCGACTATTTCATCAGGCGTTATCAACTTCATACACCTTCCCCCTTTATCACATCTCTGATAAAGACACTCCCTGCAGATCTCCTTGTGCATCAATACGCTGTGCTTTTTGCCCCAGGGCCTATATCTTCTCTCATCAGACGGTCCAAAGAGCGCAACTGTGGGGATATTTAGCAGAGAGGCTATGTGCATAGGCCCTGAGTCATTGGTAACAAGAGCTGAGAGATTTTTTATGATGTAGAACAAATCCATCAGGCTCGTCTTGCCGCAAAGATTAAGCGATTCTACTTCCTTTGAGATCTCATCACAAAGACCTATCTCCTCGCTTGATCCGAGTAAAACTAAATTCAAACCATTATTTTTCAGCATCTTTGCGACCTTGACGAATCCATCGATACTGTATGCCTTAGGCTGCCAGGTGGCGCCTGGCACGATGCCAACCGAACCCAATATCTTGTCAAAAACGTCGCTAAACTTGATAATAGTCTTAGTGTCAATTATAATCTTATTAGAGTAATCGAATTTAATGTTTTCTACATCTTTGTGAAAGATATTTCTTAGGTGTTCTTCGGTTGCATGAATCCCAGGGAGTTTTGGCTTAAAGGTTGTGAATATCTTTTGTTTGGAACGCACAAATATAGGCAGAATGGAGTGTCTGAGGTCAATGACAAGGTCGTATCTTTTTTTTGAAATAGTCTTTATCAAAGGAATCTTACCCTTTATGCCCCTGTTTTCAGAGGTGTACAAAAATACTTCGTCTACGTTTGACAAGGTTAAAAATATTTCCTTTGACCTTTCACCTACCAGGACGTCAAATTGAGCTTTTGGAAAGAGCCTTTCGAGCTCAAAAAAGACAGGTAGGCTCATTATGCAATCGCCAAGAGAAGACAGCGTTATAAAGAGAATCCTTTCAAAATCCTCTCTCTCTCGAAGAGATTTCCTAAAGATGCTTATGATATCACCTCTAATAAATAATATATACTTCAGTGATTTTAGCATAGCTTCATCAAGAGATGCATGTTATGTGCCTCTGGACAACAGGCCGCCAAACTATATCTATCCGAAAAGATTAGCAGATATTTTGGGGATAAAGCTATTGATCCCCCCAGAGGATACGCTTTCTGAGAGAAGAAAAAAGGCTGCAAGTCAGGATATATTGGCATTTTTAGTAGAAAATTGGGCAAGTTGTGCCATAGTAAGTGCTGACTCAATGATATTCGGAGGGCTTGTCCCATCAAGAGAAAGTCAGATGACACAAGATGATGCAATATGGTACACAAGGAGACTTCTTAATCTAAAGAGCTCAAACATATTTGACAGCGTATATCTATTTAAGTCTCTTATGAGGCTGATGCCTACCGTTTTGGACGACAAAGAGCTATTTTACGCCACAAAGATCGAAGAGATAATGAAGTTTTCAGTTGACGATATTAAGGATCCTGTAAACTTTTATGAAAGAGAGCTTCTTTTGACATACGTTCCGCCAGACATATTAGAAGACTATATAGAGTCAAGAAAGATAAACTACTTTGTTGACAGGATGTTGATAGATGGTTCTAAAAAGGTAGATCTCTTAGTGCTGGCCCAGGATGACTCAGCTGACAAGGGCGTGGCATACGAAGAGAAGAAGAGGCTAAGCATGATCGCCACAAAAAATACCAAGATAGTGCAGGGCTCAGACGAAATAGGCATGCTTCTTGTAACAAGGTTTGGCAAATCTGACAATGTAAGCGTAAAAACTACTTTTGTGCCAGAAGAGATAGAAGAGGAAGTAATGCCCCTTGAAACGGTGGCTCTTGGAAAGAATCTTTTGTCCCAGGTAAACCTCCTACAACTAAAGTTAAACGACACAAATCCAAATTTTTATATGGTAGTCTTTGGCAAGTCAGGATATGAGCAAACAGCTTTTGGCAAAGTAAGGTCTCTCATTAACGACAAAAAAAATGTGGCGTTTGCAGACGTGTCAAATATGAACATGACGGACGAGAAGATGTTTAAGCTTTTGCTCTCAAGCGGTCTAATATTTAGGCTTATCGCCTATGCAGGCTGGAATACGGCGGCTAATACCACAGGGACGGCTATCTCACAAGCAGTCAGCTACCTGTCAGGCAGAAATTTCAAAGAAAATTTTAGATTTCTGATAGAGAGAATAATATACGACTATTACTATCAGAACGTCATAAGACCACAGATAAACAATATATTGATAGAAAACAACCAATCAAATTTCAAGATGACACAAGATAGCATAAACATAGCAAAAAACATATTCTTTCAATACTTCCCTGGAATTTCAGAAGAGATTATGATGTGCAGCCCAATAAAATTTAGTATTACAGATGTAAATTTCTCCCTCCCCTGGGAAAGAACTTTCGAGGCAAACATAGAGATAGAAATAAAGCTAATTTAATATGCCCTTTTTTATGAAATGACGGAAAATTTCGCTAAACAGTTACTTTTTAAATACGCTAAGAGAAGATACCAAGCCCACAGCAAGACCGATTATCAGAGCGACTATCAAGAACAAAACATACGGCATAGCCATAGAGTTTCTTCTTAGCTTCATCTTTTTCGTAGAGTCCTGAAAGAGCGCATCCCTTGTCAGAGGCACGCCGCAATTCCTGCAGAAAAATGCATCATGAGGATTTTGTGTGCTGCATCTATAGCAAATTTTACTATCTTTCTTTTTAAAAATGCTCATATTTATGAATGATAGCAAAACGAAGCGTTTTGTGCAATAAATTTAACATGCTGGCAAATTTAAAAGGAA
The Thermodesulfobium sp. 4217-1 genome window above contains:
- a CDS encoding branched-chain amino acid ABC transporter substrate-binding protein produces the protein MNNRRIILIFSLLFIVALSLFISGCSQIGITSPALKIAIAVPLSGEFSQIGEEERNGALLAIEDANAAGGALSRKFELVQMDDKGDPVESAIIAQKISADSSILGVVGGANAGDAIPSAQIYAKNNLVMVTPSATATELTAKGYYSVFRICASDASEGPYAANFIVSSLKFKRAAIIEDNSAYARELTDSFKSEFLKLGGTILAEEKVSQGDKDFKAPLEKIKALNPEVVYFAGMYPECAQIVKEAKEMEIKSIFFGANGIKDTEFIKVAGIASEGTMATSVGFSLNKIPKGPDFVQRYRNAFKKDPTDYSVFAYDATLSIIDAIKLSGKPDRTILANAMHNLKFDGILGNTSFDKEGNTSNNLVNVYVVKNGSWKSVN
- a CDS encoding DUF3373 family protein, which translates into the protein MKKLAMFFVVASLLVALAVPAMAGPFSDVPANSWAYKAVQDLAAKGLVIGYGDGTFRGDRLATRYEMAMVVARMLDMYEKGQNAQDQKIQLNANDIATLMKLAEEFKSELASLNVRVAALEKKAALDTVNFTGDARFRLASEKATYYAMNSGTIVAPVASNNIPGGVGGEALATSTTVPADKNNDTFMRYRIRLNVAAPVADNISFNARLTMQKNAGVNGTGDNSNLVTAANTGYNNNQNTLFVERSYIVWTLNPYPVTFVLGRLPTMDAGRYYNNIFLDASVEGGLVAFDLSNFLPSTSVSAAWVKLFDDGSITSTQEANGLKDKDAYILNLKTKLFNTFGLEADYGNVDKLTYFGGLNTVNGVQYTSAANGIYGKYSWWTVIGNWTMYNINMWAGYSGTSTDMPSATASGPDLSSTSTVNGGVWRVGATIPLPVGALTGDFWFGNNKWYNPFILNTMASTDYKDYYNVYYTLPVANNATLTLNYDYWKGKQPYNINNGYYYTFNPDQVDKDQRYYIQMDVKF
- a CDS encoding glycosyltransferase family 9 protein encodes the protein MSLPVFFELERLFPKAQFDVLVGERSKEIFLTLSNVDEVFLYTSENRGIKGKIPLIKTISKKRYDLVIDLRHSILPIFVRSKQKIFTTFKPKLPGIHATEEHLRNIFHKDVENIKFDYSNKIIIDTKTIIKFSDVFDKILGSVGIVPGATWQPKAYSIDGFVKVAKMLKNNGLNLVLLGSSEEIGLCDEISKEVESLNLCGKTSLMDLFYIIKNLSALVTNDSGPMHIASLLNIPTVALFGPSDERRYRPWGKKHSVLMHKEICRECLYQRCDKGGRCMKLITPDEIVDATMDILGQ
- a CDS encoding DUF4127 family protein, with the translated sequence MQSPREDSVIKRILSKSSLSRRDFLKMLMISPLINNIYFSDFSIASSRDACYVPLDNRPPNYIYPKRLADILGIKLLIPPEDTLSERRKKAASQDILAFLVENWASCAIVSADSMIFGGLVPSRESQMTQDDAIWYTRRLLNLKSSNIFDSVYLFKSLMRLMPTVLDDKELFYATKIEEIMKFSVDDIKDPVNFYERELLLTYVPPDILEDYIESRKINYFVDRMLIDGSKKVDLLVLAQDDSADKGVAYEEKKRLSMIATKNTKIVQGSDEIGMLLVTRFGKSDNVSVKTTFVPEEIEEEVMPLETVALGKNLLSQVNLLQLKLNDTNPNFYMVVFGKSGYEQTAFGKVRSLINDKKNVAFADVSNMNMTDEKMFKLLLSSGLIFRLIAYAGWNTAANTTGTAISQAVSYLSGRNFKENFRFLIERIIYDYYYQNVIRPQINNILIENNQSNFKMTQDSINIAKNIFFQYFPGISEEIMMCSPIKFSITDVNFSLPWERTFEANIEIEIKLI
- a CDS encoding zinc ribbon domain-containing protein, with the translated sequence MSIFKKKDSKICYRCSTQNPHDAFFCRNCGVPLTRDALFQDSTKKMKLRRNSMAMPYVLFLIVALIIGLAVGLVSSLSVFKK